A section of the Enterococcus montenegrensis genome encodes:
- a CDS encoding DUF6903 family protein yields the protein MSKAKFWLQVAVFIVCFLLIVYGQKNIGYTGLALQVVGLAGLLSLLWGYNKNYQ from the coding sequence ATGAGTAAAGCGAAGTTTTGGCTGCAGGTAGCAGTCTTTATCGTCTGTTTTTTATTAATCGTTTATGGACAAAAAAATATTGGCTATACAGGTTTAGCGTTACAAGTTGTAGGTCTTGCAGGGCTACTTAGTCTTTTGTGGGGCTATAACAAAAATTATCAGTAG
- the efp gene encoding elongation factor P, translating into MISVNDFKTGLTIEVDGDIWRVVDFQHVKPGKGAAFVRSKLKNLRNGAVQEKTFRAGEKVAKAQIDNRKMQYLYESGDSHVFMDLETYEQIEIPTEQIKDELKYMLENMEITVIMYGSEILGVDLPNTVVLEVAETEPNIKGDTSSGGGKPATMETGVTVNVPFFVNQGDKLIINTTDGSYVSRA; encoded by the coding sequence ATGATTTCAGTAAATGATTTTAAAACAGGTTTAACAATTGAAGTTGACGGTGATATTTGGCGTGTGGTAGATTTCCAACACGTAAAACCTGGTAAAGGGGCAGCTTTTGTCCGTTCAAAATTAAAAAATTTGCGGAATGGCGCCGTGCAAGAAAAAACTTTCCGAGCCGGTGAAAAAGTTGCGAAAGCGCAAATTGATAATCGTAAAATGCAATACTTGTATGAAAGTGGCGACAGCCATGTTTTTATGGACTTGGAAACTTATGAACAAATTGAGATTCCAACAGAACAAATTAAAGACGAATTGAAATATATGCTAGAGAACATGGAAATCACGGTTATTATGTATGGATCAGAGATTTTAGGTGTTGATTTACCAAATACTGTGGTTTTAGAAGTTGCTGAAACAGAACCCAATATCAAAGGAGATACTTCTTCTGGGGGCGGTAAACCAGCAACCATGGAAACTGGCGTGACCGTGAACGTACCGTTTTTTGTTAATCAAGGCGATAAATTGATTATTAATACAACTGACGGTTCATATGTTTCACGCGCATAA
- a CDS encoding polyprenyl synthetase family protein, whose translation MSLLTTFKNDQLPLVEAEMRNFLRQQTTDETLLKSMLYSIDAGGKRIRPLLLLATIAGFEKEIDLGAYQVSAALELMHTYSLIHDDLPAMDNDQLRRGLPTNHMKFGAGMATLAGDGLLTEAFHLLSRADLDGELRLLLVQNLAKASGSFGMVAGQAADVQAEGKLLNLQEMAYIHQRKTGALFTFALTAGGLLAQQEESVIALLAVLAEHLGLAFQIRDDLLDVTATTAQLGKNVGHDAALNKSTYPALLGVEKSYQLLAAELAASKESLKKLQEISLVKPELLLMLTEELTLEAKL comes from the coding sequence ATGAGTTTATTAACGACTTTTAAAAACGATCAGCTCCCATTGGTTGAAGCTGAAATGCGCAATTTTCTAAGACAGCAGACAACAGATGAAACACTCCTTAAAAGTATGCTCTATTCAATTGATGCTGGGGGCAAAAGAATACGCCCGCTATTATTATTAGCCACGATTGCCGGTTTTGAAAAAGAAATTGATTTAGGTGCCTATCAGGTAAGTGCAGCACTAGAGTTGATGCACACCTACTCGTTAATTCATGACGATTTACCGGCGATGGATAATGATCAACTGCGGCGCGGTTTACCAACAAACCACATGAAATTTGGTGCGGGAATGGCGACTTTAGCAGGTGATGGGCTTTTGACTGAAGCATTTCACCTTTTAAGTCGAGCTGATTTAGACGGTGAATTGCGTTTATTATTAGTTCAAAATCTAGCCAAAGCTAGCGGCAGTTTTGGGATGGTTGCCGGTCAAGCGGCAGATGTGCAAGCCGAAGGAAAGCTATTGAATTTACAAGAAATGGCTTATATACACCAACGCAAAACAGGGGCCTTGTTTACGTTTGCGTTGACAGCTGGAGGTTTGTTGGCTCAACAAGAGGAAAGTGTCATCGCCTTATTAGCTGTTTTAGCGGAGCATTTAGGACTAGCTTTTCAAATTCGCGATGATTTATTAGACGTAACTGCAACTACTGCCCAATTAGGTAAAAATGTCGGTCATGATGCTGCGTTAAATAAAAGTACCTATCCAGCTTTACTGGGGGTAGAAAAAAGCTATCAATTATTAGCAGCTGAATTAGCAGCATCCAAAGAATCTCTTAAAAAATTACAGGAAATTTCACTGGTGAAACCAGAGTTGCTGCTTATGTTAACAGAAGAATTAACCTTGGAGGCGAAGTTGTAA
- a CDS encoding ROK family protein, with translation MKYAIGIDIGGTKVAGGLVDELGNVTHITRLLSSASDREGMFAVVCRVIEQVLVDSKLSPHEVCVGLGVPGLVDRKAGVAVFQNNLAWENFPVVARLREAFPAVGNIVIDNDVYQATRAEWNYAGLKNEELLVYVTISTGLSCAIMTRGDFIRGNGFAGELGLIPLKKRNGQMYSVEQSAAGPALAEQGKEAYNDGTVTPEEIFRRYRLGEPLAKDLVEAWGKDVSQAIYTIVSLLDPQKIVFGGSVMTLNPDLLPLIKTKLGEWIVPAQSHSISTLAISPYPNTGGIIGAGLHALQ, from the coding sequence ATGAAATATGCAATCGGTATTGATATTGGGGGGACAAAAGTTGCTGGTGGTTTGGTGGATGAACTGGGGAATGTCACCCATATCACCCGTCTACTTTCAAGTGCTAGTGATCGTGAAGGAATGTTTGCTGTCGTTTGTCGCGTAATCGAACAAGTGTTAGTTGATAGTAAGCTATCCCCTCATGAAGTGTGTGTAGGACTAGGAGTTCCCGGTCTAGTGGACCGCAAAGCTGGTGTGGCAGTTTTTCAAAATAATTTAGCTTGGGAAAATTTTCCAGTTGTGGCGCGCTTAAGAGAAGCATTCCCAGCTGTGGGAAATATCGTGATCGACAATGATGTCTATCAAGCAACGCGAGCAGAATGGAATTATGCTGGTCTTAAAAATGAGGAATTACTCGTCTATGTCACCATTAGTACAGGATTGTCTTGTGCTATTATGACTAGAGGTGACTTTATTCGTGGCAATGGTTTTGCCGGAGAACTTGGTTTAATTCCATTAAAGAAAAGAAATGGTCAAATGTATTCTGTCGAGCAAAGTGCGGCAGGTCCTGCTTTAGCAGAACAAGGCAAAGAAGCCTATAATGATGGGACTGTAACACCAGAAGAAATTTTTCGCCGTTATCGCTTAGGAGAACCCTTAGCAAAAGATTTAGTGGAAGCTTGGGGCAAAGATGTTAGTCAGGCGATATACACCATCGTGTCATTGCTAGACCCACAAAAAATTGTTTTTGGCGGCAGTGTTATGACGCTAAATCCTGATTTACTTCCATTAATCAAAACAAAATTAGGAGAATGGATTGTTCCTGCGCAAAGTCATAGTATTAGTACATTAGCTATCTCTCCTTATCCAAACACTGGCGGAATTATTGGGGCTGGTTTACACGCCTTGCAGTAA
- a CDS encoding bifunctional methylenetetrahydrofolate dehydrogenase/methenyltetrahydrofolate cyclohydrolase: protein MAQLLDGKKLATTMQAKMKDEVQKIKENDGTVPGLVVILVGEDAASKIYVRNKETAAGKMGIYSKVDRRAADITEKELLALIETYNQDPRFHGILVQLPLPAHIDEEKVIMAIDPKKDVDGFHPLNIGRLFAGDPLMVPCTPYGIMKLLAAYDISVAGKNAVVIGRSNIVGKPMAHLLLQENATVTITHSKTKNLPEIARQADILVAAVGVGHLVDESYVKKGAVVVDVGMNRDANNKLIGDVDFAAVEPIADFITPVPGGVGPMTITMLLYQTIKAYNMQKSGV from the coding sequence GTGGCCCAATTATTAGATGGAAAAAAATTAGCAACAACGATGCAGGCAAAAATGAAAGATGAAGTTCAAAAGATTAAAGAAAATGATGGAACAGTGCCTGGTTTAGTCGTAATTTTAGTAGGCGAAGATGCTGCCAGCAAAATTTATGTTCGTAATAAAGAAACGGCAGCAGGTAAGATGGGAATTTATTCTAAAGTTGATCGACGGGCAGCTGATATTACTGAAAAAGAATTATTGGCTTTAATCGAAACTTATAATCAAGATCCACGTTTTCATGGAATTTTAGTCCAATTGCCGCTTCCTGCCCATATTGATGAAGAAAAAGTCATCATGGCCATTGATCCCAAAAAAGATGTGGATGGCTTTCATCCTTTAAACATTGGCCGTTTGTTTGCTGGAGACCCCTTGATGGTTCCATGTACCCCTTATGGAATTATGAAACTTTTAGCAGCTTACGATATTTCAGTAGCTGGGAAAAATGCGGTAGTGATTGGTCGTAGTAATATTGTTGGTAAACCAATGGCTCATCTTTTGTTACAGGAAAATGCGACAGTAACGATTACTCATTCCAAAACCAAAAATTTACCAGAAATTGCTAGACAAGCTGATATTTTGGTTGCAGCAGTAGGTGTCGGACATTTAGTGGATGAAAGTTATGTAAAAAAAGGTGCCGTCGTGGTCGATGTGGGCATGAATCGCGATGCAAATAATAAGTTGATCGGTGACGTTGATTTTGCTGCGGTGGAGCCGATTGCCGATTTTATTACGCCAGTTCCTGGTGGTGTAGGACCTATGACGATTACGATGTTGTTGTATCAAACAATCAAAGCTTATAATATGCAGAAATCAGGTGTTTAA
- a CDS encoding Asp23/Gls24 family envelope stress response protein, with protein sequence MADEKNLVLDANQDLGEIVIAPEVIEIIIGIAASKVDGVYDMQGSFTSNVTQLLGRSNHGKGVSLTIDETGIKVDLYCYMKYGVSVPKTAMEIQERVKQQVLFMTDVELTEVNVHVVAVVPEKIETPDLDELFENEEENE encoded by the coding sequence GTGGCTGACGAAAAGAATTTAGTATTAGATGCAAATCAAGATTTAGGAGAAATTGTAATCGCTCCTGAAGTGATTGAGATTATTATTGGGATTGCCGCTTCCAAGGTTGACGGTGTCTATGACATGCAAGGAAGCTTTACGAGTAATGTGACCCAACTATTAGGTCGTTCAAACCATGGTAAAGGTGTTTCTTTAACTATTGACGAGACCGGGATTAAGGTTGACCTTTACTGCTATATGAAGTATGGTGTTTCTGTGCCAAAAACAGCAATGGAAATTCAAGAACGAGTGAAACAACAAGTACTCTTTATGACAGATGTTGAATTAACTGAGGTAAACGTTCATGTTGTTGCTGTCGTACCAGAAAAAATTGAAACACCAGATTTAGATGAATTATTTGAAAATGAGGAAGAAAATGAGTAA
- a CDS encoding exodeoxyribonuclease VII small subunit, with protein sequence MAKQTFEESLQELEVIVKQLEQGDVPLEEALTAFKKGITLSKQCQETLTKAEDALTKIMQENGETVVFEEEEK encoded by the coding sequence ATGGCTAAACAAACATTTGAAGAATCATTGCAAGAATTAGAAGTTATTGTAAAGCAGCTAGAACAAGGAGATGTTCCTTTGGAAGAAGCTTTGACTGCCTTTAAAAAAGGGATTACATTGAGCAAGCAATGTCAAGAAACTTTAACCAAAGCCGAAGATGCACTAACAAAGATTATGCAAGAAAACGGTGAGACTGTTGTATTTGAAGAGGAAGAAAAATGA
- the xseA gene encoding exodeoxyribonuclease VII large subunit gives MAQEYLTVTALTKYLKRKFDADPYLEKVYLTGEISNFRLRPNHQYFSLKDDGAKISAVMFKGAFSKLKFQPEEGMKVFIVGRISLYEASGNYQIYVEQMEPDGVGALYQAYEQLKAKLEKEGLFLAPKKALPKYPKKIAVLTSPSGAVIRDIMTTVKRRYPIAEITLFPTVVQGYKAAGDVVANIERVEASGDFDTMIIGRGGGSIEDLWPFNEEKVARAIFAAKTPIISSVGHETDTTIADLVADVRAATPTAAAELAVPVLSDEILKIKERQTRLEQAFMHQLALKKERYERLSASYVLRQPERLYEAQAIKLDQLTQRLLQSTQNRLFEEEKKVMQLDHNLRQFNPKNKVNELMQQQNYLQERLEKSIYHLLQQKQQVFQNTVQSLDLLSPLKIMGRGYSYTTKDDSVIKSVTEIAVDDTLVVHYQDGLATAKVKSIAETDNKKISE, from the coding sequence ATGGCGCAGGAGTATTTAACAGTCACGGCTTTAACCAAGTATTTGAAACGTAAATTTGATGCAGATCCGTATTTGGAAAAAGTGTACTTGACTGGTGAAATCTCAAATTTTCGCTTGCGACCTAATCATCAATATTTCTCTTTAAAAGATGATGGAGCTAAAATTTCTGCGGTAATGTTTAAAGGCGCGTTTAGTAAACTAAAATTTCAGCCAGAAGAAGGAATGAAGGTTTTTATTGTAGGGCGTATTTCCCTTTATGAAGCAAGTGGAAATTATCAAATTTATGTTGAACAAATGGAACCTGATGGCGTCGGAGCTTTGTATCAAGCCTATGAACAATTAAAGGCAAAGCTGGAAAAAGAGGGCTTGTTTTTAGCGCCAAAGAAAGCTTTACCCAAATATCCTAAAAAAATTGCCGTTTTAACCAGTCCTAGTGGAGCCGTCATTCGTGATATTATGACAACTGTGAAAAGACGGTATCCGATTGCTGAGATTACGTTGTTTCCAACTGTGGTACAAGGATATAAAGCAGCCGGAGATGTCGTAGCTAATATTGAACGTGTAGAAGCCAGTGGAGATTTTGATACGATGATTATTGGCCGTGGGGGTGGCTCGATTGAGGATTTGTGGCCATTCAATGAAGAAAAAGTTGCACGGGCAATTTTTGCAGCTAAAACGCCGATTATTTCTTCGGTAGGACATGAAACAGATACAACGATTGCCGATTTAGTAGCGGATGTGAGAGCGGCAACACCGACTGCCGCAGCCGAATTGGCGGTACCGGTGTTAAGTGATGAGATTTTAAAAATTAAAGAACGACAAACGCGACTAGAACAAGCCTTTATGCATCAACTAGCCTTGAAAAAGGAACGTTATGAACGTCTAAGTGCTTCGTATGTCTTGCGCCAGCCGGAACGATTGTATGAAGCTCAAGCGATTAAATTGGATCAGTTGACACAACGGCTGCTGCAAAGTACGCAAAATCGTCTTTTTGAAGAAGAAAAAAAAGTTATGCAACTAGATCATAATTTGCGTCAATTTAATCCTAAAAATAAAGTAAATGAATTAATGCAACAACAAAACTATTTACAAGAACGTTTAGAAAAAAGTATTTATCACTTGTTACAACAAAAGCAACAAGTGTTTCAAAATACAGTGCAGTCTTTGGATTTATTAAGCCCGCTAAAAATTATGGGACGAGGCTATAGTTATACTACTAAAGACGATAGTGTGATTAAAAGTGTTACAGAAATTGCAGTGGACGATACATTAGTTGTTCACTATCAAGATGGTCTGGCCACAGCAAAAGTTAAAAGCATTGCTGAGACAGACAATAAGAAGATAAGCGAGTAA
- the nusB gene encoding transcription antitermination factor NusB: MSKELSRHEIRKMALQALFPLDFNQDLDKKDAIMQAIELEHHEMVDAEQENFVPAYLDQLVVGVCEHKVALDELIQKHLKKGWSIKRLSKMDLCILRIASYEMMYEKDVPNKVALNEALELTKTFSDDQSRKFVNGVLSAINTDLTKEVADKDKL, encoded by the coding sequence ATGAGTAAAGAATTATCTCGTCACGAGATCCGAAAAATGGCCTTACAAGCTTTATTTCCCTTAGATTTTAACCAGGATTTAGACAAAAAAGATGCCATTATGCAAGCAATCGAATTAGAGCACCACGAAATGGTGGACGCAGAACAAGAAAATTTTGTTCCTGCATATTTAGATCAATTAGTAGTAGGTGTGTGCGAACATAAAGTTGCCTTAGATGAATTGATTCAAAAACATTTAAAAAAAGGTTGGAGTATTAAACGTCTTTCTAAAATGGATTTGTGTATTTTACGCATTGCCAGCTACGAAATGATGTATGAAAAAGATGTTCCCAACAAAGTGGCCTTAAACGAAGCCTTGGAGCTGACCAAGACATTTAGCGATGATCAATCACGTAAATTCGTCAATGGGGTTTTATCCGCAATTAATACGGATTTGACTAAAGAAGTGGCCGATAAGGATAAACTGTAG